GCCATATCAATGTCCTTGGGACTCGGTCAAAGGCTTTTTCTAGGTCTATAAATACCATCCACAAATTTTGTCCCTTTCCTTTAGCATTTTCCATAATCAGTCTAACAGCATGAATTGCGTCCATGGTTCCTTTTCCGGTTGTGAAACCAAACTGGTTTCCCGTTAGCGAGATGATAGATCGTTCCCAAATTTTCAAGGTGTGTGATGTAAGTTTTATTCCACGAAAGCTTCCGCACTCTCTAATGTCTCCCTTATTTTTGTAGAAGGGAACAAGTATGCTTTTTCTCTATGCATCTGGAATTTCCTCAGGTGTAAGGATATTATCTGTGCTCCTTTGAGCACAAGAAACTTTAAGGTTGGCAGGACTTGTGTTCACTGTCCAAACTCCAAAGCcgtatctaaaaaaaaaaactataaactaGTTTAGACTCGAGttgcattttgtattttatatttttgtaaataataaatatttcttctacGTTTCGAACTTTCTACgtcaaattgtattaaaattgtaaaaatatttattagacaAATTTGTAAATATGATCTTTTTATCCTAAACAATTATGCTAAATAAAGGTCCATTTGAATTTGTATCAAGTTTTTATTCGGTTTTCCTATCAGAAactcttttatatattaaaaaaatcctgtcATATACATGTTTATGGATATTAGGTTACTTGTGTCTGTGTTGCTTAGTTTACCGCAAATATGCAAGACGATTACCGACAAGAATACGCGGTTCTCTAGGTGCTAAAAGAGTGCTTGTCGTTATAGCTCATCCAGATGACGAGTGTATGTTTTTTGGACCTACAATCTTCAGGTTATGTGAGCAGGGCACGGAAGTGTACTTATTGTGCTTATCAAACGGTGTGTTTACTAAATTAGGTGGCAACACTTCTAATCTACCTAAAGAATCGAAAATTTAATACAGCTTCTGCTATACACGACATAAAATCAAGACTACCAAGGCTATTGGCCCTTGGTAATATATACCATGAGTCACTTGACTCTCCAAGTACATGTTTAGCATTCACATAAGTAAATAACCATGGTTCTAAAAATGTGGAATATCCAATAAGTATAGTCCAGGTTAATGTCCTTGGAtgttacaaaatactcaaaagttgatttaaaaatatctaatgcAAGGTATTGCACAATACTTGCTATAAAAATCCCAGAATATTAACTTTAACCACTTGTATTCTGCTAGACAACAAGTATATTGATATATGAAGTAAAGTTTTATGAAAAGATTGGATCCTCTTATTGTGGtgaataatacaaataatttctaGGTAATTATGATGGTAAAGGCCGTGAGCGAAGCCAAGAGCTTTGGGATGCATGCAGAGAGCTTAGAGTGCCAGACAGTAACATATATCTTATCAATGATACTAGACTACAGGTgatctatacatatatttactatttaaaatcaTTGAACTTTTTGTTGAAAtgaatttatatacatacatcataatataataaatcacaGCTGTCTCTTTGGACTCCTCCATTGGACCAGACTACTGACATACTTGCATATCTTCTTCCACTATCATCAAAcatttcatacatgctctcttGGATTTGGTATGCTTGACAtggcttttttttaatgcatCCTCAACCTGATTGTGAAATTTATGCATAGTTTGACTTTTCCCAATACTTAATGCCAGATTgcctttgtttgttttttagtttgaCTGGGCCCTTTATACACTTAGCCTCCGGATTAGTTCactgaagttttttttatgatgatacggAATGAGACTAGCAGGATGtacagctgattgtaattgatacacactgcccaatacaatgcagtgttgcttaggattcttgaaaaatacagaaattctaattggcactacaattgcccttgTGACATAAGACCTTAAGTCTCCTTTGTCCAGTAAATTcagccctacagaccgaaacacaataatccttacacatAATTGCTTCACGGTGGAATTAGGTGCTATTGTGGCACctgtaatctagccggcatcctgtgcaaaggagcctcccactatgtAGTTTGTTTtccattccaaccagcccaggcTGTCCCAGAAGGCTAACCATACAATGCCCAAATCAATACATGGCAGTGCAGTGTAGTGCAGGGTAGCAGTGATTCCAGACCATATACTACAGTCTCAGATCTGGCTGGTTTGTCTGTAGCATCATTACCCAGTGAATAGCTATATCACTGGGTGAGGGTGCATTACAGGGATACTCTGTGTCAGCAATGGATTGGAATGTATTGTGACATTCTAGTACAGGACTAGGACAGAGGTGTAGATATGTTATTTTGCAGAGCTTGAGTTTGAAACACAGACTTCTACTGCAGTGTCCAACATTAAATGGTTACCATACATATAGAAGATGGATTCTTCTTATTTGGGGCTGCGCAGACCAGCTAAAGTATAGTATTATATCAAGTAGGTTAAACAATTgtgttattatgatttaaaatatggaCTGAGAGTTTCAGTACATCTTCAgctcttctccccatgtcaaagcccctttaatTAAAActgattataataaaaactgaTATTGCTTTGTGATATTACCAAGTTTTTTTGTGTTATGTTAGTGTCACTTcctttgttaaataaatatatttctattctttgTTAACTCAAGAGCCAAACCATACTGGTCAATTAAATTGGTGGTGTTTATTTGTTGTAATGGGCCaaagttatttattgttttctcaaatcaaaataaaataagctttCCACtctatatttagataaaaacagttcaagtttgaattattattaattgatagcacacttgaaaataaatattatattaataattttgtttccatATTTCAGGATAGCCCTAAAGTGCAATGGCCCATACCTGTCATTGCGCAACTCATTCAACACCACATAGAGTCTCTGGATGTAGATACTTTGGTGACATTTGACCGAGGTGGTGTTTCATCTCACCCTAATCATTCAGCTGTGTTCTACGCAGTTGCATACATGTTTGTTGAAAACATGATGCCTACAAGTAAGTAAGAAAAGTGAGTAAATTTAATGTTGTTGCTTAGATTagaaatcattttattaataatgccaTGTTGTGTTACATGGGACATATCCATATTGGGCCCGGTACACTCAGAGAGTATCACTCTCTTCACTTGTAACTGACGCGAAATAGCGACTTAGCAGTTGGGCCTCCGGATAGCGAACCATAGCCATATGACAGATAGACATATCTGATCTGGTACTCAACTTTGCTTTAGCATGTTTTTCGGTTTTAGCAATTTTTATTGACTCTCCTTTGGAGTTGTGCTAATCATGTGTTTAACACGGCTTCGTTTATGCGTTGCCGCCGTGTTTGGCATTGTTCATCAGCAGAGTGAGATGCAGTCCTTTTTGCATCATATACATGAAAGCAAATTTTCCTTTTGCTGGATGATCCTGATGCTGCTGCTAAGTCTGTTGCTGATGTGTTACTGCTGGCTTTGGAACCGTCTTCATTCCGTTCTCTTCAGTGCCTATTGGTGGCAGGTGTCAACAATAGTTTTACCGCTTCTGATAAATGGCCTCTCGCGGAAAATAGGTTTTGTTATCATccagtatttatgtatgtaatgaCCAgctaagttattaaaattaactccAGGTCCCCCAAAAGAGTTATTACTATTGTTAGGTCGTAGCACTTTGGAAGAACAGACGAGAGAATTGCGCGCTATGCTTCGAGCATTCGTGTGTCCTGGTCACTAATCCAAGGCTGTCTTGCACTCTCGCTGGCTTATGACTCGAAAAAGAAAGCAAATCAACGCATCTATTTGGTACATCGCTTATTTTTAGGTGCGACTCGTACATTTAGAATTTAATATTCCGGTATAGCGCCCGGCTTAAAGCAATTTTCACCTGAACGTTCATAAATCAGATGGGCCTGATTGCATTCTCCCAATCGTGCTGCGAGCGGACATGTGCTCATGAATTGGCACCGGTCCTTACTGGTCTTCACCGACTCTCCTAACCACAGGTGTCGTCCCATAATTATGAAAATTGAGTCTAGTCCACGCTATCCATAAGAAAAGTGTGAGCTCGCAGCTTTCATATAACCGCCCCATTGTCAACTGCCAGCTTTGGGATGCCTACAGGAATACCAGCTAAACAGCGATTGAAAGTAGGGTTTCCGTCAAAGTTGCTGATCTTGTGTATTCAACTCATACATGGGCGGAAGCGGTTGAGGTGAAGAAAGAGGCATCAGCGGTTAGTTTAGACATAGCGAAAGCCTTCAATCGAGTGTGGCACAAAGTACTTATAGCGAAGCTGCCTTTCTATAAGCATGTAAATGGGTCACTAGGTTTTTGGCTGTTCTGCATCAAAGTAGCTATCGACGATACATGCATTTAAAACCAATTATCCCTGGTgccccgcaaggctgcgtggaTAGCATGcttacactgtttcttctgtataTTAATGATATTGCTACAATATTCGATCATGTATACAACAGCACGATCTTGCGTGCATTAATCtccaatcggcttgattctttggcgttagAGATGCGGATCTCTCTGCATCTACTACCGAATATATCACAGGGATTTCTCAGAGGAATTGGTTGATACCACCAGCCGAATTTACAACTAATAGCTTTTTGCAAGAACCTATTAGAACCTGAACCTGAAGATACCTCGTAGCTTGGAGCACACTCACCTTAAAGACTGCCAACGCATCTCCTGACCTCTGGTATTGCGGATGCGCATGGGCTATTGCTCTTTCACTTCTCATCACGGTTGTACTCATCTCTTTCcacctattatataaaaaatgatttaaatgtaCATTGAAATGCGCATTTTGTAGTAATATTGCCAGATATAATAGCCCACTCttgttaagtattattttctgcacaccATCTTTTCAGTAAGGATAAAAGTTAGTCCGTGTCATTAACgggcataaaaatattagatatttaagTATGAATGACCTTTTTTTACTGAAATACTAAACATTTTTTGtaaggtaaaatatatttatttaatcgaaGTATTTACCccttttatgtataaataactaTACATTTCTGCAGTCTCACGGGATGGTGATGTTACCTTTGCGGCAGAACTCTGGGGACCGGGAATTAATCAACTCTACGATGGCATTTTGTATTCCTTTTTgagatgaaaatttattatgtagaaATTGTCCAAATCGCGGAATAATAGACCCTGTCCCGGTCCTGTAGGGAAAATCTGTTGAGCAAGTTATTGATGTATCACTGCTAGTTTCGACATCATTGTTTGAAGTTCTGTACAATAGATATCTCCTGTTACTGCTTAAATAAAGCTGTAGCGAATTAAACTCTGAAGTGACCACCAAACAGCTAGGTACCATCATTGTTCTTTGAAGATTCGCTTTCGGCGATGTTCGTTTGCGATTATTGTttttcattccacagcttacaccaaaatcaatcaaatcatttCTGTGCCGTTTCAACATGCTAAGGCAAGCTTCAACGCGTGATTCTCGTAGATCATCATTGCTCAAGGTTTTATATTTTACCGATTTCATTCAAATTAGTCAATGTTGTAGTTGGTATGCGATCATCAAATGTCTCGCTAAATCCTTGGTAGTTTGATGCGGATCGGCTTCTTCGttcaattcataattatttaagtacttaCCTAGTGGCTGGTCTTCCTCGGGTTCATTCTTTAAGTCGAAGTTTCATCTACGGAGGCGATTAAACGAAAACCGCACCATGCCTTCATTAGCCGTATCCTCTCCAAAAACAGCATTGATATATCAAGTTGTTTCTGCTGCTCCAAATCCACGTCGGAACTCGTGTCCAAAAACTACTCTAATTTTCCCTACTACTCTAAGCCTCCCAAAATCTTAATACACTTAAATAAAGTTCATTAGTCTGTTGCTGATTCTTTGCTAGTGAGTGTACTTACATTATGTATCTCTTAAGAAACTAGTGCACCTAAATGATGTGTCCCTTTAGAAATTAGTGTAGGTAACCTAATTATGTGTTTATGTGACTTGTGGAAATCTTAATGAAATaaacagttattattttttacagagTGCAAATTATATACTCTGGATTCGGTGAACATATTAAGAAAATACTTTGGATTTTTGGATTTACCCCTCAGCTTTTTATTATCTTCTAAAAGGCAAGTATTTTGTATCTACCTCAGCATTGGGTACATTTATTGTTAGGCTTCGCCTACTACACCGGTGGCATCTCCACTCCATCGCGCAATTAGAATAGTGAAGATTAAAAAATCGAATGTGTTATAAGGAAtccacatttttatttatatttaaattattaaaaaagctGAATTATCAGTTACATTTTTGAACAAAGTAAACAATGTTTATAATATCCCACGTTATTGTTTGCGTGTGCGAAGcatttgaatgaataaataacacGTAATATGTTCAATTATATTGTTAATGTGACCATAATTTtagataaaatttttgttaagtgtattttttttatgaaaatatgggacgagacgagcaggacagctgatggtaattgatacgccctatccaaaAGTgg
The genomic region above belongs to Leptidea sinapis chromosome 31, ilLepSina1.1, whole genome shotgun sequence and contains:
- the LOC126974033 gene encoding N-acetylglucosaminyl-phosphatidylinositol de-N-acetylase isoform X1, whose protein sequence is MLNKGPFEFVSSFYSVFLSETLLYIKKILSYTCLWILGYLCLCCLVYRKYARRLPTRIRGSLGAKRVLVVIAHPDDECMFFGPTIFRLCEQGTEVYLLCLSNGNYDGKGRERSQELWDACRELRVPDSNIYLINDTRLQDSPKVQWPIPVIAQLIQHHIESLDVDTLVTFDRGGVSSHPNHSAVFYAVAYMFVENMMPTKCKLYTLDSVNILRKYFGFLDLPLSFLLSSKRYFLRWTESRRIVRAMKRHKSQMVWFRHLYVMFSRYIVINTLRKVSLADIELELEVDD
- the LOC126974033 gene encoding N-acetylglucosaminyl-phosphatidylinositol de-N-acetylase isoform X2, with product MLNKGNYDGKGRERSQELWDACRELRVPDSNIYLINDTRLQDSPKVQWPIPVIAQLIQHHIESLDVDTLVTFDRGGVSSHPNHSAVFYAVAYMFVENMMPTKCKLYTLDSVNILRKYFGFLDLPLSFLLSSKRYFLRWTESRRIVRAMKRHKSQMVWFRHLYVMFSRYIVINTLRKVSLADIELELEVDD